From Lolium perenne isolate Kyuss_39 chromosome 5, Kyuss_2.0, whole genome shotgun sequence, a single genomic window includes:
- the LOC127302053 gene encoding uncharacterized protein, whose amino-acid sequence MSVEILDGRTVQSFVEDEGAFNASVDGRFAALDANHDGLLSYTEMAGELMSLRVLEKHFGIDETGVISPDELATLYRGLFARFDRDGDGAVDREEFRAEMKEVMLAVASGLGFLPVQMVVEEGSFLKVAVDRELARAA is encoded by the coding sequence ATGAGCGTGGAGATCCTGGACGGGAGGACGGTGCAGAGCTTCGTGGAGGACGAGGGCGCCTTCAACGCCTCCGTCGACGGCCGTTTCGCCGCCCTCGACGCCAACCACGACGGCCTGCTCTCTTACACCGAGATGGCCGGGGAGCTCATGAGCCTCCGGGTCCTCGAGAAGCACTTCGGTATCGACGAGACCGGCGTGATAAGCCCGGACGAGCTCGCCACGCTCTACCGCGGGCTGTTTGCGCGCTTCGACCGCGACGGAGATGGTGCCGTGGACAGGGAGGAGTTCCGGGCGGAGATGAAGGAGGTGATGCTGGCCGTGGCCAGCGGGCTCGGGTTCCTGCCCGTGCAGATGGTCGTCGAGGAAGGGAGCTTCCTCAAGGTGGCCGTCGACAGGGAGCTGGCCAGAGCGGCTTGA